Proteins found in one Muntiacus reevesi chromosome 2, mMunRee1.1, whole genome shotgun sequence genomic segment:
- the LOC136161827 gene encoding small ribosomal subunit protein uS10-like, whose protein sequence is MAFKDTGKTPVEPEVAIHRIRITLTSCNVKSLEKVCADLIRGAKEKNLKVKGPVRMPTKTLRITTRKTPCGEGSKTWDRFQMRIHKRLIDLHSPSEIVKQITSISIEPGVEVEVTIADA, encoded by the coding sequence ATGGCCTTTAAAGACACCGGCAAGACTCCTGTGGAGCCAGAGGTGGCCATTCACCGGATTAGGATCACCCTCACCAGCTGCAACGTGAAGTCTCTGGAGAAGGTGTGTGCTGACTTGATCAGAGGTGCgaaggaaaagaatctcaaagTGAAAGGACCGGTTCGGATGCCTACCAAGACTCTGAGAATAACTACAAGGAAAACTCCTTGTGGTGAAGGTTCTAAGACTTGGGATCGGTTCCAAATGAGGATCCACAAGCGACTCATTGACCTGCACAGCCCTTCTGAAATTGTCAAGCAGATCACTTCCATCAGTATTGAGCCAGGAGTCGAGGTGGAAGTCACTATTGCTGATGCCTAA